A part of Winslowiella toletana genomic DNA contains:
- a CDS encoding extracellular solute-binding protein: MKSRFTPRLTACMLALIAATTSSQVFAKTAINALFMTQAAYSENDIRAMTSDFEKQHPDISVNLEFVPYEALHDKIVAARGAGSKGYDVVLFDAIWPAEFTKFDLLQDVSARIKPEEKEKVFAGAMNTVVYKGKTLGMPWILDTKYLYYNKAMLAKAGITTPPQSWQQVMEQSELLKQKGIVKYPLVWSWSQAEALICDYTTLVSAFGGQFYQNGKLNFSSPASLQAVNYMKNSLDKGVTNPNSREYLEEDVRKAFSNGDAAFALNWTYMYNMANDAKQSKVAGDVGIVPAPGDAPGKASAVNGSMGLGIAKASEHADQSWQFISYITSQPVQDKYSRLSLPIWKSSYDDPAVQKGQEELIAAAKKSLNVMLSRPETADYSRLSNSLQQQLQQILQGQVTPEAGMQAATKSAERLR; encoded by the coding sequence ATGAAAAGTCGATTTACCCCCCGCCTGACGGCTTGCATGCTGGCGCTGATCGCCGCGACCACTTCGTCACAGGTGTTCGCCAAAACCGCGATCAACGCGCTGTTTATGACGCAGGCGGCCTACAGCGAAAACGATATTCGCGCCATGACCAGCGACTTTGAAAAGCAGCATCCTGATATCAGCGTTAACCTTGAATTCGTTCCTTACGAAGCGCTGCATGACAAAATCGTCGCGGCGCGCGGCGCTGGCAGCAAAGGCTATGACGTGGTGCTGTTCGATGCTATCTGGCCAGCTGAATTTACCAAATTCGATCTGCTGCAGGATGTCTCGGCACGCATCAAGCCGGAAGAGAAAGAGAAGGTGTTCGCCGGGGCGATGAATACCGTGGTGTACAAAGGTAAAACCCTCGGCATGCCGTGGATCCTCGATACTAAATATCTCTATTACAACAAAGCGATGCTGGCTAAAGCCGGGATTACCACGCCGCCGCAAAGCTGGCAGCAGGTGATGGAGCAGTCGGAACTGCTGAAGCAGAAGGGCATTGTGAAGTATCCACTGGTGTGGAGCTGGTCGCAGGCGGAAGCGCTGATTTGCGACTACACCACGCTGGTATCGGCGTTTGGTGGTCAGTTTTACCAGAACGGTAAGCTGAACTTTAGCAGCCCGGCCTCGCTGCAAGCGGTCAACTATATGAAGAACTCGCTGGATAAAGGCGTCACTAACCCGAACTCACGCGAGTATCTGGAAGAGGATGTGCGTAAAGCTTTCTCCAATGGCGATGCGGCGTTCGCGCTGAACTGGACCTATATGTACAACATGGCCAACGATGCAAAACAGAGCAAAGTCGCGGGTGATGTCGGTATCGTACCGGCGCCTGGCGATGCGCCGGGTAAAGCGTCGGCGGTCAATGGTTCGATGGGATTAGGTATCGCCAAAGCCAGCGAACATGCGGATCAGTCATGGCAATTTATCAGCTATATCACCTCGCAGCCGGTGCAGGATAAATATTCCCGTCTGAGCCTGCCGATCTGGAAAAGCTCGTATGACGATCCGGCGGTGCAGAAAGGCCAGGAAGAGCTGATTGCCGCGGCGAAAAAATCACTGAATGTGATGCTGTCGCGTCCGGAAACCGCGGATTATTCGCGCCTGTCGAACTCACTGCAACAACAGCTTCAGCAGATCCTGCAAGGCCAGGTGACGCCAGAAGCCGGGATGCAGGCCGCGACCAAAAGTGCAGAGCGTTTGCGCTAA
- a CDS encoding methyl-accepting chemotaxis protein — protein sequence MRNNQPVTQQEYVFDNDATLMSTTDLNSYITYANDAFIEVSGFTPEEINGQPHNMVRHPDMPPEAFADMWSTLKHGEPWTALVKNRRKNGDHYWVRANAIPVVRNGKVHGYMSVRTKPTAEEIRQTEQLYREFREGEGKNRRFHKGLIVRTGIMSWRSILQTLPLRWRIRSTLMTLLPVSVTGVWLLGVAGGQVAAFTAGMALLLLLAGSWLEYQISRPIEQVCKQALSVATGTSHKVDQMDRVDEVGMTLRAIGQLGLMFRWLVDDVSGQAINVLSASDAIAQGNNDLSRRTEQAAANVQQTAATMNEMTATVKSNTETAAQVNNLSMSTSTAAVAGGKAMSDMITMMAEITDSSKKIANITSVIDGIAFQTNILALNAAVEAARAGEQGKGFAVVAGEVRSLAQRSASAASEIKTLVETSATRVRIGTEHVNDAGKTMESIVSQVQNVTGLISQISSATAEQATALSEVSLAVEDLDNITHQNAARVQEGAEASDRMSRQATRLVEAISVFR from the coding sequence ATGCGTAACAACCAGCCCGTCACCCAGCAAGAGTATGTGTTTGATAACGATGCGACATTGATGTCCACCACCGACCTCAATAGCTACATTACCTACGCCAATGATGCGTTTATTGAGGTCAGTGGTTTTACACCGGAAGAGATTAACGGCCAGCCACACAATATGGTGCGTCATCCGGATATGCCGCCGGAAGCCTTTGCCGATATGTGGTCAACACTGAAGCATGGTGAACCCTGGACTGCGCTGGTGAAAAACCGCCGTAAAAATGGCGATCACTACTGGGTGCGCGCCAATGCCATCCCGGTGGTGCGCAACGGTAAGGTGCATGGCTATATGTCGGTGCGCACCAAGCCGACGGCGGAAGAGATACGGCAAACCGAGCAGCTGTACCGTGAATTCCGTGAGGGAGAGGGTAAAAACCGCCGTTTCCATAAAGGCCTGATTGTCCGTACCGGTATCATGAGCTGGCGTTCCATATTACAGACTCTGCCGCTACGCTGGCGTATTCGCAGCACCCTGATGACGCTGTTGCCGGTAAGTGTGACGGGTGTCTGGCTGCTGGGTGTCGCTGGTGGTCAGGTGGCGGCCTTCACCGCCGGAATGGCGCTGCTGCTGCTGCTGGCCGGCAGCTGGCTGGAGTATCAGATTTCACGCCCTATCGAGCAGGTCTGTAAGCAGGCGCTTAGTGTCGCCACCGGCACCAGCCATAAAGTTGACCAGATGGATCGTGTCGATGAAGTAGGGATGACGTTGCGTGCGATTGGCCAGCTGGGTCTGATGTTTCGCTGGCTGGTGGATGATGTCAGCGGGCAGGCGATCAATGTGCTGAGCGCCAGTGATGCGATTGCACAGGGCAATAACGATCTTAGCCGCCGCACTGAGCAGGCTGCGGCCAATGTCCAGCAGACTGCGGCGACGATGAATGAAATGACCGCCACCGTTAAGAGCAACACGGAAACCGCCGCGCAGGTCAATAACCTGTCGATGTCGACCAGCACCGCAGCAGTCGCTGGTGGTAAAGCGATGAGCGACATGATCACCATGATGGCGGAAATTACCGACAGTTCGAAGAAGATTGCCAATATTACCAGCGTAATCGACGGTATTGCTTTCCAGACCAATATTCTGGCGCTTAATGCGGCGGTAGAAGCGGCGCGCGCCGGTGAGCAGGGGAAAGGCTTTGCTGTGGTCGCCGGGGAAGTGCGTAGTCTGGCGCAGCGTAGCGCCAGTGCCGCCAGCGAAATCAAAACCCTGGTGGAGACCAGTGCAACGCGGGTAAGAATCGGCACCGAACATGTTAACGACGCGGGTAAAACCATGGAGAGCATTGTTTCGCAGGTGCAGAATGTCACCGGATTGATCTCGCAGATCAGTTCCGCTACTGCCGAGCAGGCGACCGCGCTCTCTGAAGTAAGTCTGGCGGTGGAAGATCTGGATAATATTACCCATCAGAACGCCGCACGCGTGCAGGAAGGGGCTGAAGCTTCAGATCGTATGTCGCGTCAGGCCACCCGGCTGGTTGAGGCGATTAGCGTCTTTCGTTAA
- a CDS encoding autotransporter outer membrane beta-barrel domain-containing protein, with amino-acid sequence MFKLNPVVSGIISFCASSYIVAAVAVEYTNHGVSPADVFTAEGEVVEVNDANIIPYRMDDGAQLTITGSASGSPNLIPSSFTLNAPASIGVIISGPGSVLNSDSAAYNLVGETSNAIRIEGGGTGTLTERTSINIDGELSTGVLVNNVRSDLNNIPIDGSSAATQLTSSASIISSAGAANAAGYSVQNGASLILTPQSQLIMHGDDNIGISMTNGGSVTNNAAMTIDNGIGLDVNGSGAAQMQGGTINVTTGDAGVRVSDGGQLALNNATINSAGTANGVWQLPDAAGITATNTIINTSGSGAGFFFSTEDGSLTDADLNVPAGFQINVQGDAAMGISANTTGRIENHANVNINNAAGGPALFSANSGEVFNDGLLQSQSTEAPVVNLLAEAPASLENHGRIVSLSTDSATPAVVLMSESVAAQVDNYGTIAAADPGLPAIVTGEGNDTISLLDGDVVGDINTGDGDDTLQWTGGSLNGSLTLGAGERNLAQIQGVNLDNTRHITSEAGGEGSDNTLILESLEGRGGSFDEDDPTKGVNLGNGWNTIYFANSQWTLTDDLTTAGSEVNIDSGSTLFAGNSVNPFIHADVNNSGTIDLTNGSGSPGNVLSVDGNLNSTGGVVKLQTRFNQGGALSNQFTDNLQIFGDATGTTLLDITPASQSTGASTDTNASGSVDNNEGISVAQVIGSANANSFALQGGYAAVGPWRYNLYSFAPGNSDASQSRIVGIGDQFWDYRLANSFINEDGSTGGTGGRPQVIPQVPSYISAPVGLAYYTTAIVDDLHKRLGELRRQQTSADNPDNLGGEMFLRYIGSNLEHKTNLDFTNFGYDLDIDYNAVQVGGNVIRLDGASDSLRGGLAYTLGHTRLSPHAADGFSRTAFDSNSVSLYGTWLRDNGFYVDGSLSMDWHRGDTDISRERKVGKIKARGWSTSVETGYPFMLQNDFQLEPQAQITYLRLNMDDFTDHDGTTVKYDSYSQTIGRLGARLDRSWSDNGGREYTPWLRVNYYKGWGGAAKTTIGAEAGGNSVDYTFDGGRFGQMWETGVGGSVSFKGGLALYTEADYRKELGDSGTKGWRYSVGLRGQF; translated from the coding sequence ATGTTTAAGTTAAATCCGGTTGTAAGTGGGATAATCTCATTTTGTGCGTCCTCTTATATTGTCGCTGCGGTTGCTGTTGAGTATACCAACCACGGCGTCAGTCCTGCTGATGTCTTTACTGCGGAGGGTGAAGTTGTCGAGGTTAATGATGCAAACATTATTCCTTATCGTATGGATGATGGCGCTCAGCTGACTATCACCGGCTCAGCGTCCGGCTCGCCTAATCTTATTCCTTCAAGTTTCACGCTGAATGCTCCTGCCAGTATTGGCGTGATTATTTCTGGCCCTGGCAGTGTACTGAATTCTGACTCTGCTGCTTATAACCTTGTGGGTGAGACAAGCAATGCGATCCGTATTGAAGGCGGCGGCACGGGAACGCTGACTGAAAGAACCAGTATTAATATTGATGGTGAGCTGAGTACCGGTGTATTAGTGAATAATGTCAGATCCGATCTGAACAATATCCCGATTGATGGTTCGTCTGCGGCTACCCAGCTGACCAGTAGCGCATCGATTATCAGTTCAGCTGGTGCGGCAAATGCTGCTGGCTACAGCGTGCAAAATGGCGCCAGTTTAATCTTAACACCGCAAAGTCAGCTGATTATGCACGGCGATGACAATATTGGTATCTCCATGACTAATGGTGGCAGCGTCACCAATAACGCGGCAATGACGATAGATAACGGCATCGGACTGGATGTTAACGGCAGTGGCGCTGCGCAGATGCAGGGGGGAACGATTAATGTCACTACCGGTGATGCCGGGGTGCGTGTCAGTGATGGCGGGCAACTGGCGTTAAACAATGCCACCATTAACAGCGCGGGTACGGCAAACGGCGTCTGGCAGTTGCCGGATGCGGCGGGGATAACCGCCACGAATACCATTATCAATACCAGCGGCAGTGGCGCAGGTTTTTTCTTCAGCACTGAGGATGGATCTTTAACCGATGCTGATCTGAACGTGCCAGCGGGTTTTCAGATTAATGTGCAAGGCGATGCTGCGATGGGGATTAGCGCCAACACCACTGGCCGCATTGAAAACCATGCCAATGTTAATATTAACAATGCTGCTGGTGGCCCGGCGCTGTTTAGCGCCAACAGTGGCGAGGTGTTCAATGACGGGCTGCTGCAATCGCAAAGCACAGAAGCGCCGGTGGTGAATTTACTGGCTGAAGCGCCCGCCAGCCTGGAAAACCACGGCAGGATTGTATCTTTATCCACTGACAGTGCTACACCGGCGGTCGTCCTGATGTCCGAGTCCGTCGCCGCACAGGTGGATAACTATGGCACCATTGCGGCTGCGGACCCTGGCTTGCCTGCAATCGTCACCGGTGAGGGCAATGATACTATCAGCCTGCTTGATGGCGATGTGGTCGGCGATATCAATACTGGTGATGGCGACGATACGCTGCAGTGGACCGGGGGCAGTTTAAACGGCAGCCTGACGCTGGGGGCTGGCGAGCGTAACCTGGCCCAGATACAAGGGGTTAATCTCGATAATACGCGCCATATTACCAGTGAGGCCGGTGGGGAAGGCAGTGATAATACTCTGATACTGGAGTCGCTGGAGGGGCGTGGCGGCTCGTTTGATGAAGATGATCCCACCAAAGGCGTCAATCTTGGCAATGGCTGGAATACGATTTATTTTGCCAACAGCCAGTGGACACTGACTGATGACCTGACAACCGCAGGTAGCGAAGTCAATATTGACTCGGGTTCCACCCTGTTTGCCGGTAACAGTGTTAATCCGTTTATTCACGCTGATGTTAATAATTCCGGCACCATCGACTTAACCAACGGCAGCGGCTCGCCGGGAAATGTTCTCTCCGTTGACGGCAACCTTAATTCAACAGGCGGAGTCGTGAAACTGCAGACGCGTTTCAATCAGGGCGGCGCACTAAGCAATCAGTTTACCGATAACCTGCAAATATTCGGCGATGCAACGGGAACCACGCTGCTGGATATCACGCCTGCAAGTCAAAGTACTGGCGCCAGCACCGATACCAATGCTTCCGGTAGCGTCGACAATAATGAAGGGATCTCGGTGGCGCAGGTCATCGGCTCAGCCAATGCGAATAGTTTTGCCCTGCAAGGCGGTTATGCGGCAGTGGGACCCTGGCGTTATAACTTATACAGCTTTGCTCCCGGCAACAGCGACGCCAGTCAGTCGCGTATCGTGGGCATTGGTGACCAGTTCTGGGATTACCGTCTGGCGAATAGCTTTATTAATGAAGATGGCAGTACGGGGGGGACTGGCGGACGTCCGCAAGTTATCCCGCAGGTGCCCTCTTATATTTCCGCACCGGTCGGCCTGGCCTACTACACCACCGCAATAGTCGACGATCTGCATAAACGGCTCGGTGAATTGCGCCGCCAGCAAACTTCCGCCGATAACCCTGATAATCTCGGCGGTGAAATGTTCCTGCGCTATATCGGTTCCAACCTCGAGCATAAAACCAATCTCGATTTTACCAACTTTGGTTATGATCTGGATATTGACTACAACGCAGTGCAGGTGGGCGGTAATGTTATCAGGCTGGATGGCGCATCTGACAGTCTGCGTGGCGGCCTCGCTTATACCCTGGGGCACACCCGTTTATCGCCGCATGCCGCCGATGGCTTCAGTCGTACCGCATTCGACAGCAATAGCGTGTCGCTGTACGGCACCTGGCTGCGTGACAATGGTTTCTATGTTGATGGATCGCTGTCTATGGACTGGCATCGTGGCGACACGGATATCAGCCGCGAACGCAAAGTCGGCAAAATCAAAGCGCGCGGCTGGAGCACTTCAGTCGAAACCGGTTACCCGTTTATGCTGCAGAATGATTTCCAGCTTGAACCGCAGGCGCAGATCACTTATTTGCGTCTGAATATGGATGATTTTACCGATCACGATGGCACGACGGTGAAATACGACAGCTACAGTCAGACCATTGGCCGCCTGGGCGCGCGCCTGGATCGCAGCTGGAGCGACAATGGCGGACGTGAGTACACCCCATGGTTACGCGTTAACTACTACAAAGGCTGGGGCGGCGCGGCAAAGACTACGATAGGCGCGGAAGCGGGCGGCAACAGTGTTGACTACACCTTTGATGGTGGTCGCTTTGGTCAGATGTGGGAAACCGGTGTCGGAGGCTCAGTAAGCTTTAAAGGGGGTCTGGCGCTGTATACGGAGGCGGATTACCGTAAAGAGCTTGGTGACAGCGGCACCAAAGGCTGGCGCTATAGTGTCGGGCTGCGCGGGCAGTTCTGA
- a CDS encoding ROK family transcriptional regulator: MGTSGTNLEHARAHNRRVIIEAIRLNGELTRAELARLTALTPQTVSNIVAELQQADILSSHSPRKVSGRGQPAIPITLNPASAWSIGIHLDHQTLLIVLVDLTGAIHFRRLVMVQKPQPGATLALIVTLLEEIKQQLAASWRKVLGIGVVMPGPFGVEGLSSLGPTTLHGWENVDVVAHLNHASGLPVTLENDATVAAIGERFHGVARQLNSFIYLYIGTGLGAGIFTDGHIYTGHAHNAGEVGHIVIEHDGRECYCGNHGCLERYVSLQAAYEHCGLDPMIALPDDLLAVDEDLFDSWILSVLPPLRRAINMIECIFDAETVIIGGMMPQPLLQKIVKRLFPLHKSVRSRYLDDMRVKMGMTGSDTAALGAAALPIFDEFNPQYNVLLK; this comes from the coding sequence ATGGGAACTTCGGGAACCAATCTGGAACATGCACGCGCTCATAACCGACGCGTTATCATTGAGGCTATCAGGCTTAACGGTGAACTGACGCGGGCGGAGCTGGCGCGTTTAACCGCCCTGACGCCGCAAACGGTGTCCAATATTGTCGCGGAGTTGCAGCAGGCGGATATTCTGTCGTCGCACTCGCCACGTAAAGTCAGCGGGCGCGGACAGCCGGCGATCCCGATCACCCTCAATCCGGCCAGCGCCTGGTCGATCGGCATCCATCTTGATCATCAAACCTTGCTGATAGTGCTGGTTGATCTTACCGGCGCGATCCATTTTCGCCGCCTTGTGATGGTGCAAAAGCCCCAGCCAGGTGCAACACTGGCGCTGATCGTTACGCTGCTGGAGGAGATCAAACAGCAGCTGGCGGCCAGCTGGCGCAAAGTGCTGGGGATTGGCGTGGTGATGCCGGGACCGTTTGGCGTCGAAGGTCTCTCATCACTCGGCCCGACCACCCTGCACGGCTGGGAAAATGTCGATGTTGTCGCCCATCTGAATCACGCCAGCGGGCTGCCGGTGACGCTGGAAAATGACGCCACAGTCGCGGCGATTGGTGAACGTTTTCATGGTGTTGCGCGCCAGCTAAACTCTTTTATTTATCTCTATATTGGCACCGGTCTTGGCGCCGGGATTTTTACTGACGGCCATATCTACACCGGTCATGCCCATAACGCCGGGGAAGTGGGACATATTGTGATTGAACACGATGGCCGTGAGTGCTACTGCGGCAATCATGGCTGTCTTGAGCGCTATGTGTCGCTACAGGCGGCCTATGAGCACTGTGGCCTCGATCCCATGATCGCGCTACCTGATGATCTGCTGGCTGTGGATGAGGATCTGTTTGATAGCTGGATCCTGAGTGTGCTGCCGCCGCTGCGTCGCGCGATCAATATGATCGAATGTATTTTCGATGCTGAAACGGTGATTATTGGCGGCATGATGCCGCAACCGTTATTACAGAAGATCGTTAAGCGTCTGTTCCCGCTGCACAAATCGGTGCGCAGCCGTTATCTCGATGATATGCGGGTGAAGATGGGGATGACCGGCAGCGACACCGCCGCGCTGGGCGCCGCCGCCCTGCCGATCTTTGATGAATTTAATCCGCAATATAACGTCCTTCTCAAGTAG
- a CDS encoding carbohydrate ABC transporter permease, with translation MKRKIRTLLRYAAALLVAASILGPMLWLFLMSVSSTSDLTRIPLEWLPRQWDFSRYAQLVSLDADQPGALFLHALWNSLLVATGATAVSLLLAIPAAFSFSRYPGRDGWLFGSLAIYMVPPVAFVLPLYFVLQQLSLLNTHLGLVLVYCSLILPFLTWMLKNQFDALPLDIEQAARLDGLRVWQVLLRITLPLAKPVLGASALFGWLLAWDEFFYALLFTSNIQAQTLPVTIAGFTAGRATDDGLIAAVGIMASVPPLLIAIWLQKTLVSGLASGGSKG, from the coding sequence ATGAAACGTAAAATCCGTACGCTGTTGCGCTATGCCGCGGCGCTGCTGGTAGCCGCCTCAATCCTCGGGCCAATGCTGTGGCTGTTTCTGATGAGCGTCAGTTCAACCAGCGATCTCACCCGCATTCCGCTGGAATGGCTGCCGCGTCAGTGGGACTTCAGCCGTTACGCGCAGCTGGTATCGCTGGATGCCGATCAGCCTGGCGCGCTGTTCCTGCATGCGCTGTGGAACAGCCTGCTGGTGGCGACCGGCGCAACGGCGGTTTCACTGCTGCTGGCGATCCCGGCGGCATTCAGCTTCTCGCGCTATCCGGGCCGTGATGGCTGGCTGTTTGGCAGCCTGGCGATCTATATGGTGCCGCCGGTAGCCTTTGTGTTGCCGCTCTACTTTGTGCTGCAACAGCTAAGTCTGCTCAACACCCATCTCGGCCTGGTGCTGGTTTACTGCTCGCTGATCCTGCCATTTCTTACCTGGATGCTGAAAAATCAGTTCGACGCCTTACCGCTGGATATTGAACAGGCGGCGCGGCTCGACGGTTTGCGCGTCTGGCAGGTGCTGCTGCGTATTACACTGCCACTGGCGAAGCCGGTGCTGGGCGCTTCGGCGCTGTTTGGCTGGCTGCTGGCGTGGGATGAGTTTTTCTACGCGCTGCTGTTTACCAGCAATATTCAGGCGCAGACCTTGCCGGTGACGATTGCCGGTTTCACCGCCGGACGCGCTACTGATGATGGACTGATTGCCGCCGTCGGGATTATGGCGTCGGTTCCGCCACTGTTGATCGCCATCTGGTTACAGAAAACGCTGGTTAGCGGTCTGGCCAGCGGCGGCAGTAAGGGTTAA
- a CDS encoding carbohydrate kinase family protein: MDRTINATLYVVGNINVDLIMSTLHHWPAPGTETMLEHSELRPGGSAGNCALALAAMHVPHRAVANQGCDGFASWLAGYFADSATHWPRYQCETSLTVAVTHPDKERSFISNQGHIVRLTAEDVLQQLPLRAQPGDIVLLCGAFLCTTLFAAYPQLLATLQQRGFVVAVDTGWPPQAWSDDLRQQLRSWLADCDYLLLNEVETLGFAGLPTLEACAQALAAQLSGKGACVVKCGSDGAQLWQPDGHLQVAARAIEVIDTIGAGDSFNAGFLSALLCGEPHQLALQWGIEVAAHAISSSPRQYPDWQTLQQRIKEC; this comes from the coding sequence ATGGACAGAACAATTAACGCCACGCTGTATGTGGTGGGCAACATTAACGTCGATTTAATTATGAGCACGCTGCACCACTGGCCTGCGCCGGGTACGGAAACCATGCTGGAGCACAGCGAGCTGCGCCCTGGTGGCTCAGCCGGTAACTGCGCGCTGGCGCTGGCGGCGATGCATGTGCCGCATCGCGCCGTCGCTAATCAGGGTTGCGATGGTTTCGCCAGCTGGCTGGCGGGATATTTTGCCGACAGCGCCACGCACTGGCCGCGCTATCAGTGTGAAACGTCGCTGACAGTGGCGGTGACCCATCCCGATAAAGAGCGTTCGTTTATCAGCAATCAGGGCCATATCGTACGTCTGACGGCGGAAGATGTGTTGCAGCAACTGCCATTGCGCGCGCAGCCCGGCGATATCGTGCTGCTGTGCGGCGCCTTTCTCTGCACCACGCTGTTTGCCGCTTATCCGCAGCTGTTAGCCACGCTGCAACAGCGCGGGTTTGTGGTGGCGGTGGATACCGGCTGGCCGCCGCAGGCGTGGAGTGATGACTTGCGCCAGCAGCTTCGCAGCTGGCTGGCAGATTGCGATTATCTGCTGCTGAATGAAGTGGAAACCCTGGGTTTTGCCGGTCTGCCGACGCTGGAAGCCTGCGCACAGGCGCTGGCGGCGCAGCTGAGCGGCAAGGGCGCCTGCGTGGTGAAGTGCGGCAGTGATGGCGCGCAGCTGTGGCAGCCGGATGGTCATTTGCAGGTGGCGGCGCGGGCGATCGAGGTGATTGACACCATTGGCGCCGGTGACAGTTTTAACGCCGGATTTCTCAGCGCTCTGCTGTGCGGCGAACCGCATCAGCTGGCGCTCCAGTGGGGCATCGAAGTGGCGGCCCATGCGATCAGCAGTTCTCCGCGTCAGTACCCTGACTGGCAGACCCTGCAACAACGAATTAAGGAGTGCTGA
- a CDS encoding carbohydrate ABC transporter permease gives MLSLSQREHRQAWVLLVPMLVVMFLLTAWPLGRTIWLSFTDAALIGSGTSPLYIGFENYVYALTDADFQASILRTLWFTLVSVAVEGVIGVLVALLLNQKFHGRNLLRVLVILPWALPTIVNAMMWRLNFNPDYGSINAMLTQLGIIDNYRSWLGSPDSALNAVMLADIWKNYPLVTLLVLAALQSIPEDLYEAARLDGASAWRRFRAITFPAIVAPLSVALVLRTIDAFKIFDIIYVMTRGGPVDSTKTLSFFVYQESFSYLRAGSGAAYAILMTLMCAVLIAIYMTMLLRQRRRSTADET, from the coding sequence ATGCTGAGTTTGTCGCAACGCGAGCATCGTCAGGCATGGGTACTGCTAGTACCCATGCTGGTTGTGATGTTTCTGCTTACCGCCTGGCCGCTGGGCCGCACCATCTGGTTAAGTTTTACTGATGCTGCGCTGATTGGCAGTGGCACATCGCCGCTGTATATCGGGTTTGAAAACTATGTCTATGCCTTAACCGATGCCGATTTTCAGGCGTCGATTCTGCGCACCCTCTGGTTTACGCTGGTTTCGGTGGCAGTTGAGGGGGTGATCGGCGTGCTGGTGGCGCTGTTACTCAATCAGAAATTCCATGGCCGCAACCTGCTGCGGGTGCTGGTGATTCTGCCATGGGCGCTGCCAACCATTGTTAACGCGATGATGTGGCGCCTTAACTTCAACCCTGATTACGGCAGCATTAACGCCATGCTGACGCAGCTGGGGATTATCGACAACTATCGCAGCTGGCTGGGTTCGCCGGATTCGGCGCTGAATGCGGTGATGCTGGCCGATATCTGGAAAAACTATCCGCTGGTGACGCTGCTGGTACTGGCGGCGTTGCAGTCGATTCCTGAGGATCTGTATGAAGCCGCGCGGCTGGATGGCGCTTCGGCGTGGCGTCGTTTTCGCGCGATTACTTTTCCGGCGATCGTCGCCCCGCTAAGTGTGGCGCTGGTATTGCGTACCATTGATGCTTTTAAGATTTTCGACATCATCTATGTGATGACGCGCGGCGGTCCGGTCGACAGCACCAAAACCCTCAGTTTCTTTGTCTATCAGGAGTCGTTCAGCTATCTGCGTGCGGGTAGCGGCGCGGCTTACGCCATCCTGATGACCCTGATGTGTGCGGTGCTGATCGCTATCTATATGACCATGCTGCTGCGTCAGCGCCGCCGGAGTACCGCCGATGAAACGTAA